One region of Bombyx mori chromosome 27, ASM3026992v2 genomic DNA includes:
- the LOC119628387 gene encoding uncharacterized protein LOC119628387 isoform X3: MSQKQVRKRGANYTQEEKILLLDLIMQYKDIVESKRTGGIIIQKKKEVWITITSKYNSSCSSGPRDVDQLKALYDNMKQKSRKEISEKNKEAYIQAMEMEVVTEADVTRALINIKEDKIEMKKTGGGFWKPKSTETDAKVLSIIKEQTEPLHNPYDSAADFFNGLEEVTPKRVASESEGKVVKKREFSMGSGSIKKINEPAHIKMLQKKKVTPRKLIKKSSAEQLKNTYFKKKSQNADLERKKLMIEILYIKKEHELRMQILKAKQWRLEKH, translated from the exons atgtcGCAAAAACAAGTTAGAAAACGTGGAGCAAATTACACTCAAGAGGAAAAAATATTGCTGCTGGATCTCATCATGCA ATATAAAGATATTGTGGAAAGTAAACGAACAGGTGGCATTATTATCCAAAAGAAAAAGGAGGTTTGGATAACTATAACCTCAAAATATAATAGCAGCTGCAGTAGTGGTCCCAGGGATGTTGACCAGCTGAAAGCTTTATATGACAATATGAAGCAAAAATCTCGCAAAGAAATTagtgaaaaaaat AAAGAAGCATATATTCAGGCAATGGAAATGGAAGTTGTGACTGAGGCAGACGTTACACGAGCTTTAATAAACATTAAAGAAGACAAG atcGAAATGAAAAAGACTGGTGGTGGCTTCTGGAAACCAAAATCTACGGAAACAGATGCAAAAgttctttcaataataaaagaaCAGACGGAACCACTTCACAATCCATATGATAGTGCAgcagatttttttaatg GTCTCGAAGAAGTAACCCCCAAAAGAGTAGCATCGGAAAGTGAGGGAAAAGTTGTAAAGAAAAGAG aaTTTTCAATGGGATCTggcagtataaagaaaataaatgaaccAGCACATATCAAAATGCTACAAAAAAAGAAAG TGACTccaagaaaattaataaaaaaatcatctgcAGAGCAGTTAAAGAAcacatatttcaaaaaaaaaagtcagaatGCTGATTTGGAAAGAAAAAAGCTGATGATTGAGATATTATACATCAAAAAAGAGCATGAACTTCGGATGCAGATTCTAAAAGCAAAACAGTGGAGACTAGAAAAACATTAG
- the LOC119628387 gene encoding uncharacterized protein LOC119628387 isoform X2 — protein sequence MSQKQVRKRGANYTQEEKILLLDLIMQYKDIVESKRTGGIIIQKKKEVWITITSKYNSSCSSGPRDVDQLKALYDNMKQKSRKEISEKNKEAYIQAMEMEVVTEADVTRALINIKEDKIEMKKTGGGFWKPKSTETDAKVLSIIKEQTEPLHNPYDSAADFFNVEITCTDEGNKLIDNDLINSSPYTPCVALKEISMTTGLEEVTPKRVASESEGKVVKKREFSMGSGSIKKINEPAHIKMLQKKKVTPRKLIKKSSAEQLKNTYFKKKSQNADLERKKLMIEILYIKKEHELRMQILKAKQWRLEKH from the exons atgtcGCAAAAACAAGTTAGAAAACGTGGAGCAAATTACACTCAAGAGGAAAAAATATTGCTGCTGGATCTCATCATGCA ATATAAAGATATTGTGGAAAGTAAACGAACAGGTGGCATTATTATCCAAAAGAAAAAGGAGGTTTGGATAACTATAACCTCAAAATATAATAGCAGCTGCAGTAGTGGTCCCAGGGATGTTGACCAGCTGAAAGCTTTATATGACAATATGAAGCAAAAATCTCGCAAAGAAATTagtgaaaaaaat AAAGAAGCATATATTCAGGCAATGGAAATGGAAGTTGTGACTGAGGCAGACGTTACACGAGCTTTAATAAACATTAAAGAAGACAAG atcGAAATGAAAAAGACTGGTGGTGGCTTCTGGAAACCAAAATCTACGGAAACAGATGCAAAAgttctttcaataataaaagaaCAGACGGAACCACTTCACAATCCATATGATAGTGCAgcagatttttttaatg TTGAAATAACTTGTACTGACGAAGGCAACAAGTTAATTGACAACGATTTAATAAATTCATCTCCGTACACACCTTGTGTAGCACTAAAAGAAATAAGTATGACTACAg GTCTCGAAGAAGTAACCCCCAAAAGAGTAGCATCGGAAAGTGAGGGAAAAGTTGTAAAGAAAAGAG aaTTTTCAATGGGATCTggcagtataaagaaaataaatgaaccAGCACATATCAAAATGCTACAAAAAAAGAAAG TGACTccaagaaaattaataaaaaaatcatctgcAGAGCAGTTAAAGAAcacatatttcaaaaaaaaaagtcagaatGCTGATTTGGAAAGAAAAAAGCTGATGATTGAGATATTATACATCAAAAAAGAGCATGAACTTCGGATGCAGATTCTAAAAGCAAAACAGTGGAGACTAGAAAAACATTAG
- the LOC119628387 gene encoding uncharacterized protein LOC119628387 isoform X1, with protein sequence MSQKQVRKRGANYTQEEKILLLDLIMQYKDIVESKRTGGIIIQKKKEVWITITSKYNSSCSSGPRDVDQLKALYDNMKQKSRKEISEKNKEAYIQAMEMEVVTEADVTRALINIKEDKIEMKKTGGGFWKPKSTETDAKVLSIIKEQTEPLHNPYDSAADFFNDVVEITCTDEGNKLIDNDLINSSPYTPCVALKEISMTTGLEEVTPKRVASESEGKVVKKREFSMGSGSIKKINEPAHIKMLQKKKVTPRKLIKKSSAEQLKNTYFKKKSQNADLERKKLMIEILYIKKEHELRMQILKAKQWRLEKH encoded by the exons atgtcGCAAAAACAAGTTAGAAAACGTGGAGCAAATTACACTCAAGAGGAAAAAATATTGCTGCTGGATCTCATCATGCA ATATAAAGATATTGTGGAAAGTAAACGAACAGGTGGCATTATTATCCAAAAGAAAAAGGAGGTTTGGATAACTATAACCTCAAAATATAATAGCAGCTGCAGTAGTGGTCCCAGGGATGTTGACCAGCTGAAAGCTTTATATGACAATATGAAGCAAAAATCTCGCAAAGAAATTagtgaaaaaaat AAAGAAGCATATATTCAGGCAATGGAAATGGAAGTTGTGACTGAGGCAGACGTTACACGAGCTTTAATAAACATTAAAGAAGACAAG atcGAAATGAAAAAGACTGGTGGTGGCTTCTGGAAACCAAAATCTACGGAAACAGATGCAAAAgttctttcaataataaaagaaCAGACGGAACCACTTCACAATCCATATGATAGTGCAgcagatttttttaatg ATGTAGTTGAAATAACTTGTACTGACGAAGGCAACAAGTTAATTGACAACGATTTAATAAATTCATCTCCGTACACACCTTGTGTAGCACTAAAAGAAATAAGTATGACTACAg GTCTCGAAGAAGTAACCCCCAAAAGAGTAGCATCGGAAAGTGAGGGAAAAGTTGTAAAGAAAAGAG aaTTTTCAATGGGATCTggcagtataaagaaaataaatgaaccAGCACATATCAAAATGCTACAAAAAAAGAAAG TGACTccaagaaaattaataaaaaaatcatctgcAGAGCAGTTAAAGAAcacatatttcaaaaaaaaaagtcagaatGCTGATTTGGAAAGAAAAAAGCTGATGATTGAGATATTATACATCAAAAAAGAGCATGAACTTCGGATGCAGATTCTAAAAGCAAAACAGTGGAGACTAGAAAAACATTAG